The region CTTGGGAAACAAGCCATGCCTCTCCATATTAACTCACCATTTTAGCCTCTtcaaacttcatcttctccatttcTACTGCATGCTTTCACCTCGCTCCATTTtagggttttcatcttcttgttttcttttgttatttttgtgttGTCCTAAAACTAGATTAGTCATTTCTTGAAACAAAACTAATATGGAGGAGAGGAATAATAATGAATTAGGTGACAAATTTGATGAGGAGCTTCCAGGGTTCAGATTCCATCCAACAGATGAAGAGCTAGTAGGGTTTTACCTCACTAGAAAGATTCACCACAAACCTCTCTCGATCGAGCTCATCAAGCAGATCGACATCTACAAATACGATCCATGGGATCTTCCAAGTATATCACTTTCTCCTCAAATATTCAATGtgcatgtttttttttatgaactTCAAAATACTAATAGTGGTGGTAACTTTGTTTAAGCAGAGATAGCAACAAATGGGGAGAAGGAATGGTATTTCTACTGCCCGAGAGACCGCAAGTACAGAAACAGCACCCGGCCTAATCGTGTGACCGGAGCTGGTTTCTGGAAGGCCACCGGAACAGACCGGCCGATCTACTCTTCCGAGACCAGTAAATGCATAGGTTTGAAGAAATCCCTTGTTTTCTACAAAGGGAAGGCAGCAAAAGGGATCAAAACTGACTGGATGATGCATGAGTTTCGGCTTCCCTCTCTCTCACCTTCTTCCTCTTCAACCAACAAAAATATCCCaataaatgtatgaatttaattaagtttataaCTGGTTTAGATGTTACTGGTAATAACTGTGCATGCTCTTTGTCTTCTTTCAGGAAGCATGGGCGATATGTAGGATTTTCAAGAAAGCCAACTCCACCACAAAGAGGGCTATCTCTCTCTCCCATTCTTGGCCTAATCCACTTCTTGACACTACTAAACCTGATGTTATCAACCATGTTAACACCACCCCAATCAGTTCTAGCATAACAACAATGGCACACAAGAATACTAATATTCCATCGTTTCAATACGGTTTGTGCAATGATTTGCACAACTCGTCCGTGGGAAGCTTCCCCACCCCATATTTGGGCAACGGAGACGAGTTCAAGCCTAGTTACGCGTTTTCTTGCATTGAAACCTCGACACCAGCCTCGAGATTTGTTGTGAATGATGCTACTTCCTTGTTGCTGGAAATGTCAACGTCCATCGTAGGAGACTTTGGGGCGGATGCGGGCTTGAGTGCATCGTTGATTGGGCCTGAGGATGTGCAGAGGAGTCTTGGCAGTGGAGAAGAAGCAGTCTCAGCACATGAGCAATGGATGGAGTTTCCTTGTTACGGTCTCCCATCGAATTTTATGTGGGATTCATTGTCTCCTTGTCCTAGTGATTTGTCAACTAGTTATTCTACTAACAAGTGCTACACTTGAGCAGATATACTAGTTTTGGTTGCAAGAATCATGTTTTTGTATTAGCTTTTTCTTTCGATTAGAATCTTGTCATCTTGAGTATTTTGTTAGATGTCATCTGATAttgatgtacaaatgcaattagtatttttttttcttaaaacatCTCTCTGCTATCAGTAATCTTCTCAATATTTATAAGCCTTACTTGTATTAACATCacattcacatttcattttctcccaCTGGAACTCATATTTCCCGGATCAAGATCAATACAGAACACTACAACTTCAAAgcaagtagtagtagtattttttataagAGCCATAAGGCTTaaaaaatcaaagcaataaTTTCTTGGGAGTCATGGGACTTAAAAAGTATCATCTAGAAAAATGACTGtctaaagtaaataaaataggcAACGATAATAATATAAGAGATATTCTTTCCAtgcagaaacaaaaaaaaaatagattgtTGAACATGAAGACCACAACATGGATCCCCCTTTAAACATAATTCCAAGTACATTTTACCCAGAAAACATATAACCACAAAATTAGTGGATAAAACTTGCCACCTCTTTCAGGTAACAGAGAACATGGGAAGAATGAGATTATAAAAAGATTCACTTTTTAATGCATAACAAAGCATTTTCTGTTGATCTTTCTCATAATTTCAATTCAATATTGACTTTGAAGTATCACAATTGCATTTACTTGAGATTTTTTATGAGAATCAACAAAAAACAATGAATTATGAATAAGAGAGGCATAATTAGAGGAAGCCAGTAGTTCAGAAATGAGTTTCATCAAAAGGGGAATAAGATTCCCAAAACCTAATGTAGCAAACAGAATAATTTCAATAGGAAATATAAAAGAATCCTGGAAAATACAGGCACTTGAAAATCTCACAATACAATTTCTTATAAATTGCCTTTCAAAATTATCTTTGAATCTAGTTCTTGGAAGCAACCTTTTCCTTAGCCTTCTGAATCTTCAAAACCTTCTTCACAATCTTTTGTTCTTCCACCAAGAAAGCTCTAATGATCCTTTAAATTAGAAGATAAATAATGTGTCAGAACTTAATCACAACGAGTCAAGAAACAACAGCATAATGAACATTAAAGTACAAAAAACACCAACCTTTCCCTCACAGCAGAACCAGATAAAACTCCGCCATAGGCACGATTCACAGTTCTACGGTTCCTGGACAATCTAGACCTCTTATACTCCGCAGGTCTCAGGTGGGGAATCTGTCCACATTTATAAAATCAAAGCATAACTATTTAAGTGAAGTATGAGTCCATAGAAATTCAAGGCAATGGAAGTCAAGTTCATGACATACAAAATGCATACATTTGAACATACTACTTACTGATCTAAGTAGATGATACCTGTAAACAAGGCTAGAGTGCATCGTATATCTCAAATAATTCACAAACATCTTGGGTTGGGGCCTAGTTTTAATTGATTGGATGATTGAATATTCAACAATACAGGGCAGCGTATCAATAATCCAAGGATTGAAACTTGACATCGTTAAATCACTCTTAACCAAAAAAACGTCCAAAAACTGTCTGGATATGCTTAAcagaacacgaacacgaacacttGACTCAATCAATCAACACATATTACATAACCTAAACTATGTTATGAGAGCAACAAAACCACAACTTGGTAGTTAAAAATAAGAGCATACTTTTACTTCACATATTCACTGAATAAGTAAAAAATGGTGCTCGTATGAAACTGAAAAATCAAGCTTTCACTCAAAAACAACAATATTTCAGCAATTATCGCATGATTGAGAAAATGATCTTCAAAATGCATCACGTACCCCTTGGATTCTCTTTCCGGTGACAGGGCATTTTGGTCCACTCGCTCTCTTCTTGGTGGTCTGATACACTAGCTTCCCACCTAGATTTCAAATATGACACAAACCAATTAATCCGGGAATAAAAAATCATCATACAATATCAAATCTCGATTCAGCTACAAATGGGCACAAATCACTGAAGACAAACACAATCAATGCGAGCAAAATGTTAAATAAATTTACCAGGAGTTTTGACGACTCGGTGTTGATTGGATTTGGTGGAATAACTATGACGCTTCCTGTATGTCAGCCGCTGCACCATTTTTCCGTTCTGGTAGGATAATGCGAGCGCGAGAGCTGATGAAGGGAGATAGTGTTGCTGCTGCCGTAGCCCTAAATCCGACGGCTGAGATTTTTATATTTAGGAGCAGGACGTGTGGCTGAGATTGGGCTTGTACCATGAATTTTTTAAGCTTTGGTAAATTAGCCCAATTATAatttttgtgttgaaattgaGCCCATTAGAAATTAAGTTCCCAATTACACAGATCAAGTGCAGTACAGTATTAAAGCAATTATTTTTATACTTAGTCTTAAAAATGTAGCCTAAGCTCTCAAGGACAGGATTACATAGTTAGTGGTTTGATCCAAAAATGGAGCTGTCCATTAATTTATGTCTCTCTTGAtcaagaatttaaaatttatatatttggaGAAAAAGTTATCATCTTGATATTAAGTGCCTAATCTTGCTATTTGATTAAAGGACTAATCTTTCATCACTTAGCTGATTAGCTCAATGACTACGTACATAATCCAAATCTCTATAAATCAAAGTTTTTATTGTTCGAACTCTCTCCCATATTTAAAAACGACttctaaatgaaaaaaataggcATTATAATAATGTAGTAGAAACCAAAAATTAGATTGTTGAACACGGACACTACCCCTTTTGGCATAATTCCAACTACAAGAAAACATTCAGACACAAAATTGGTAGATAAAGTCATAAAACTTACCCGCTGAATTCTCTTTCCAATAACAGAACACTTAGAAGGAATGAGATTACAAAATGGGTCAGCTTTTAATAAATAACAAATCATTTTTTCGTGGATCTTTCATATAATTACAGTTTAATAGcagtatttatttttgaagtgtcataattaaatatacttAAGCTTTTTTATGAGCATCAACAAAACAATGAATTGTGAATAAGAGAAGCATAATTTGAGGAAACCAGTAGTTAATCAATGAGTTTTATGAAACAGAAGAAAGCTGAGTCATTTCAATAGGAAAAAAAGAAACCTGGAAAATACAGGCACTTCAAAATCTCacaatacaatttcttaatcccTCTGATAAATTGCTTTTCAAAATTATCTTAGCCTCAAGCTTTAAATCTAGTTCTTGGAAGCAACCTTTTCCTTCGCCTTCTGAATCTTCAAAACCTTCTTCACAATCTTTTGTTCTTCCACCAAGAAAGCTCTAATGATCCTTTAaattagaagataaaatgacgTGTTACAACTTGATCACAACGAGTCAAGAAATGACAGCTTAATAGAACATTAAAGAACATAAAGCCCCAACCTTTCCCTCACAGCAGAACCAGATAAGACTCCGCCATAGGCACGATTCACAGTCCTGCGGTTCCTGGACAATCTAGACCTCTTATACTCTGCAGGTCTCAGGTGAGGAATCTGTCCACGTTTAAAACATTAAAGCATATCTATTAAAGTCGAGTAGGAAGCCAACGAAATTCAAAGCAATGAAGTACAAGGTCCTGATATACAAATGCGTACATTAGGGTcgtgttcggtttcctagataaaatagtatctaggattgagttgtggaattgttttagttggagggggttGGCTACgactaattatcatatgattatctatctaggattgagttgtagattcaatctcatgaaccaaacacactacatatttaatcctgAGATACAATCTTACAAACTGAACTACCTCTAGGGGGTATATCTGTCTAGatattataatactccctccgtcccctaataggagtcgttgtttgaccgggcacgagttttaagaaatgtaaagaaaagttggttgaaaaagttagtggaacgtgggacccacttttttatattgattttataataaaatgtgagtggattgagttagtagaatgtgagacctactaccatttatggtaaaaatgaagagtgactcttaatagGGGACGGCctaaaaaggaaattagcgactcttattcggggacggagggagtactagataACATTTGGGGTCAGGACCTAGTTTTCATTGATTGGTCGCATATTCACCAATAAAGGCCAACAGATccaagtagggatgtcaatgtagcccgcaacccgtgggttggcccgaatagcccgccaaatttatagggttagggctggaaatttctagcccgataaaattaaaacccgattagcccgcacccgatcaACCCGCGACCCATTAGGGCTatacccgaaaacccgatgggctggcccgaaaacccgattttattaatataataattgataaataaattaaaattttcaaattcacttaaaaaaatatttaaatttctaaaacatacattaaaatttcacaaaatatttcaaaatttagtatttgatcatgtttatgattgagtttgacaatatatctcaaatttatcataattaaatattttacattttatgaatataactaattttcatcattatttattggattgatcgcatgttaatcttatcggtagcaacccgattaacccgctgggctagcccgaaacccgagcttttagggttagggttgaacttttacaacccgaaagaattcacaacccgattagcccgcacccgattgacccgcaacccgagtagggctggtccgaaacccgatgggccagcccgattgacatccctagatcCAAGCTTCAAATATTGAAACTTGACATAGTTTATAATCTCTCTTAGGCAAAAAAGGTTGAAATACTATCTGGATAGGCTTAACAGAGCTCGAATACTTGACTTAATCAATCAAAACTTATTCCTTAATCCAAAGAAAGTTATTAGGGTAATAAAACCATAAATTGGTAGCTAAGAGCATGAgcatattttttgtataatcAAGTAAAAATCGTCCTCGTGTGAAACTGCAAAATCTAGCTTTCAAGATACTACGCATCAATCCATTAAACGACACATACCCCTTGGATCCTCTTTCCAGTGATGGGGCATTTTGGTCCACTCGCTCTCTTCTTGGTGGTCTGATACACTAGCTTCCCACCTAGAATTCACATATTGTTAGAATAAAGAGAAGATTTGGAAGAATAAATTACGAATAAATTCCCTACATCAAGGGATTGATCAAATCATGTATAGAATAGGAATAATTTAGTTACCATATGAGAATGATTGTACTCGTATTTAACAGGAACGATTGAAATGAGAATAATCATCAAACTATTACACTAAAACCTTCTTTGTCgtttatcatggtatcagagcaggcgACGATTCTGGGAGCTCAGAATCAATCTCATCATCGCTCGTAACCCTTTCCCAACCTCTTGGCCAAGAACCTGTAAAAGGTAGATATGTCAGAAACCGAAAAGGAGATAACCGGCGGCCAGAACACATCCGAAGCGGATGAATTTGCACGTCTCTTTTCAAATTTCATGCGTAAAAGCCTTATGCAAAACCAACCACCAAAAATTCACGAAACCAAACCAGAAAAAACCATATACAAAACCGATTCTCAGCCCTTGACAGTAAGGTTTAAACTCAACGGAGAGAACTATCCGGTATGGTCCATCCTGATGCACAATGAGATTAGCGGAAGGGGGGGATGGTATCTCACATCACAGGAGTCCCATCCCCACTAACGAGAACAGATCCAACGTTTACAAAATGGCAGGAAGCCGGCCATTGTGTATTTACGTGGCTGGTTCAAAACATCGAAACCAAGTTGGTCAGCCGAGTGGCTCAACAACCGACGGCGAAGCACATATGTGACAACATGGTTGTAACATACAAAAGCGGCAGAGATTCGTTACAAATATACGATCTCCACCGTAGGGCAAACACTCTAAACAGGGGAACACCACGCTAGAGGAAGTATGGAACGATCTCAACGAGATCTGGACAGCAATTGACCAGAAACTGCCCAACCGAATGAAATACCCAGAAGATATCCAGATCTACAATGAAGAAACCGAACAAGATCGACTCTATCAATTCTTTACTGCATTGGATGATAAGTACGAATTGACAAAGAGAGAGGCATTGAAGATGGAACCACTTCACTCAGCCGAGCAAGCATACAACATAGTGAAACGGCAGGATATCCGATCAGAAATCCTCCGCCCTATAGACGGAAAACCCCCAGGAGACGGGATCGGAGCAGGGTTGTTCACGGCGAGAAGGTCGAATCACTCGACCGCTCCACGCCGCGGCGGCAGTAGCGGAAACGGGGGATGGAACCAGCGGCCCTCCGATGAACGGAGAACGGATGAAGATCGGTCCAAATTGGTGTGTACAAATTGTGGAAAACGCAAGCACGCAAGAGAGCAATACTTTGAATTGGTGGGGTATCCGGACTGGTGGGAGTCGAAGCATAAACCGGCTGCAACTCGACCACCGTGGAGCAAAGGCCACGCCGCCACAGCCGTTGGAATGGAGGGAGGAACAGCGAACCTTACCGCCACCGAGGACAACCGTGACACGGCCGCTCATGCTCGGGGCAACGAGCAGCTGATCGGCGCACCACCAAGAACAGCCGGAATCGCGCAATTCGCCATTGAAGGAACCCGATCAGAAGGAGATGAGATGAGTGAGACGACGGGAGGTAACGCAgtattagggttaggtttacaACCTAACCCTCAGCCTTTCATATCTTTAGGAAATATACCCCATATTgaaaattatttcatttatgCCCCAAGTAATTCCCAAAATCCTAAAGTAAACCCCAACTTTTTTGAAAACTATACATCAGCCCCAATTGAATGTAAAAATAGTTTTCAAGCCCTAGAAAATTTTGGGACAGTGTGCGCTATGTCTGCAGCTATCGAAAAAATCAATAGGTGGATTTTTTATTGCGGGGCTACTGACACGACGACTTATGATGAGTCGGATATTACTAAAATTCATAAGCCTCATTTATCTCATATTCAAACTGCTAGTAGGGAATTTACGGTTGTAAAAGGGGCAGAGACTGTGAAGATTTCTCCAACTTTAGAATTATCTAATTGTTTGCATGTTCCTTCACTTTCCCACAAATTATTGTCAATCAATCATGTGACTCGGGAATTAAATTGCACATAGCTAATACAACCGAATTTCTATCTACAGCAGGATATCAGGACCGGAGAGATTATTGGGCGTGGCAATGAAAGTAACGAGctgtactacgtggatgagatagtcCAAAAAGGAGTTGCCATGCTAACTCACGGGTCTGCTGATAGGGAAGCTTGCCTTTGGCACCGACGCTTAGGACATCATTCTTCGGGTtatttaaaaatgatatttcCTAATATTACTCCAAAATCGAGCATatattgtgaaacttgtgttttggctaaaAGCCATAGAAATTCATATCCTTTGAGTAATTCTCGTACTGAAACCATTTTTGATTTAATACATtccgatgtttgggggcccgcaccagtAATTGGGGGATAAGGCTTTAGATATTTTCTTATCTTTGTCGATGATTGTACCCGTATGACTTGGGTATACTTTATGAAgcataaatctgaagttttcGAACACTTTGTCCACTTCTATAACCTTGTCCAAACACAATACCAAAAACCCATCAAAATCCTTCGATCCGATAATGGAGGGGAGTTCCTCAATTCCAAAATGAAACAGTTCATCCTAGAAAAGGGAATGATACAACAAAATGGGGCAACCAAAAGTACTCTTGCCACTGTCAATGAGATTACTGGATGTAAGTACTCTTGCCACTGTCAATGAGATTACTGGATCTAATATTGTGGATGAGACTCAGGGGGAGAATAGTGATCAACCTGAAGAAGTTGAAACAGATGACATTGAGGGGATTGATCCTGACACTGGAAGATACATACTACCTCCAAGGGCAAACAGAGGAGTACCACCAAAAAGGTACTCTCCAGAAAGAATCAACAGAAAGGCAAGATACTCTATTGCGAACTTGGCAAAAGGCCACCTAACTGAAATGGCTCAGGCTTTTGAGGAAGCACTCTACGATGAGGAGGAGATCCCACAGTCAGCAGATGAGGCGATGAAGAacaaacattggagagaagccatgaaaAAGGAGATAGATGCCTTAATGCGTAATCACACTTGGGACAAGTGTATACTACCCGAAGAAAAGAAGCCAGTTGGGTGTAAGATGGGTGTTCACCATTAAGCGGAGACCGGATGGAAGTATTGAACGGTATAAAGCTCGGCTGGTGGCTAAAGGgtacactcagacttatggaATAGACTACTCATAAACTTTTTCTCCGGTAGCCAAGATGGATACGGTCCGAGTACTACTTTCTATTGCTGCCAATCGAGATTGGCCACTATACCAGTTCGACGTCTcaaatgcctttcttcatggcGAGTTGAAGAAAGAAATATACATGGAGGCACCACCAGGCTTCTCTGATGAGTTCAAGGCAGGTGAAGGATGCAGATTGAGGAAAACTCTTTATGGGCTGAGGCAATTACCGAGAGTCTGGTTTGGAAGATTTGCAGGCGCAATGAAGAGCTATGGATACAGACAAAGCAACTCAGATCATACACTATTCCTGAAAAAGCACAAGGGAAAGACTATCTGTTTAATTGTgtacgttgatgacatgattattacaggtgaTGATGGGGAGGAGATTAAGAGTTTGAAGGAAAAGCTTTTCggggaatttgagatgaaggatttaggtGATCTTAAGTACTTCTTGGAGATTGAAGTTCTTCACTCACCAAGAGGGATATTTTTGAGACAGAAGAAGTACATCTTGGACATCTTAGCAGAGACAGACCTACTAGAGTGTAAACCAGTGAGACCCCGATTGTGCAAAACCATGGCTTAAAGATACAAGATGGAGCGAGGCAACAGATTGAGGGCGATATCAGCGATTGGTTGGGAGACTCATCTATATATCTcatactagacctgatattgcttatGCTGTAGGGGTGGTAAGCCAATTTATGCATCAACCACAGGCCGAACATTTAGAAACTGCACTAAGGATAGTTCGATATTTGAATGGAACCG is a window of Salvia splendens isolate huo1 chromosome 3, SspV2, whole genome shotgun sequence DNA encoding:
- the LOC121794825 gene encoding putative NAC domain-containing protein 94, whose amino-acid sequence is MEERNNNELGDKFDEELPGFRFHPTDEELVGFYLTRKIHHKPLSIELIKQIDIYKYDPWDLPKIATNGEKEWYFYCPRDRKYRNSTRPNRVTGAGFWKATGTDRPIYSSETSKCIGLKKSLVFYKGKAAKGIKTDWMMHEFRLPSLSPSSSSTNKNIPINEAWAICRIFKKANSTTKRAISLSHSWPNPLLDTTKPDVINHVNTTPISSSITTMAHKNTNIPSFQYGLCNDLHNSSVGSFPTPYLGNGDEFKPSYAFSCIETSTPASRFVVNDATSLLLEMSTSIVGDFGADAGLSASLIGPEDVQRSLGSGEEAVSAHEQWMEFPCYGLPSNFMWDSLSPCPSDLSTSYSTNKCYT
- the LOC121794826 gene encoding 60S ribosomal protein L34-like is translated as MVQRLTYRKRHSYSTKSNQHRVVKTPGGKLVYQTTKKRASGPKCPVTGKRIQGIPHLRPAEYKRSRLSRNRRTVNRAYGGVLSGSAVRERIIRAFLVEEQKIVKKVLKIQKAKEKVASKN
- the LOC121794827 gene encoding 60S ribosomal protein L34-like, giving the protein MVQRLTYRKRHSYATKSNQHRVVKTPGGKLVYQTTKKRASGPKCPITGKRIQGIPHLRPAEYKRSRLSRNRRTVNRAYGGVLSGSAVRERIIRAFLVEEQKIVKKVLKIQKAKEKVASKN